GCAAAGCtaattttccccccaaaacacaaGTGAAAACATTTTGGTTGGCCATTATATAAAATTAGTCATGCTAAGAATAATTAAAACGGGTGAGTTGGCGTCACaacttaaaaaaggaaaaaagaaaagtaaacacaaagaaaatagtCTAGCAATTAATCGGCTAAAGATACTTCTATTAAGTAACTGGTATTGGTGAGAGATAAAATAATCTGTTATTGGTTGACAGACAATAACTGGTGTGAGTCAGTAGTCACCATGTCCCGTGTGGTGGTGGTTTGCTGACATGAgtacagagaagaagagacaacTTTACAAAATGATCTTTTACCTACTGAGTGATGATTATGTCCCCTCAGTGTCTGTGACAGAGTCTAGCACTGGCTGACTTGTAGAGTCCTCCATTGGTTCACTCTGATCACTGTCTACATCCTTAGCAAAGGCAAAAGgccgctcctgctgctctgcttcgcTAGCGGGAAGCAGAGAACCGGGGGAGGATTCTGGGGTGGAGGGCTCGGGGGTGCTAATGTCAATCCCGGGGCCGTTGACCCACTGGTGCTGGGGCGTGGGGGACTGCTCCGGAGCGCCCTCTTTATTCTTCTGTGGGCtttgctgctcctccagagagCATGGCGAGTCTTGGGGGGGGGTTTGCGGCTCGCGTGAAGGCCACGGGTGCATCCTGGCACGGGGCCTCGTACGGCGGGGAGCTTTCGCTGGGGGTTTTGCTCTCTGGAGAGCTGGCGAGTTTGGAGGGGCACTGAGTTGCGGCCTGGGGACTTTCAGTTTGTGGAGAGGATTCCGAACGGAACAAAGGCCCCGTCTCAGCGCGGGCCTCGCTGGTCGGGCTCTTGTTCTCAGAGAACGGGTGGGGCGGAGGCGACGACTGGGGCGGGGGGGTCTCGGCCGGGGCGGGGCTTTCTGACTTAGGCACAGGTGCAACCGTCTGGCTCTGTGATGTGGGAGGAGGCTTGAGCGTCACCTGGGGTGGCGGCTGGTTCAGGCCATGCAGGGGGAGCTTGTTCTGAGcttgagagaggaggggagactGGAACCTCTGAAGCTGGAGGTTCATTTTGAGCGGTGCCAGCAGTTTGCCCTGGTTCAGGGTCAGGTTGGGATTAAGAGGTGGAGTTGGAAGCAAAGGTGTAGGCAGAGGTAGGAGAGGCGCCCAGCTCCCATGGTCCCTCTCGCGGTCTCGCTCTTTGTCGCGGTCTGTGTCGCGGTCGTGCTCTTTCCggtccctgtcccggtccctgtCCCGGCCTCGatccctgtccctctccctgctgTGACGGCTACCGTTCATGTCTCTCCTGAAGTCAAAATCTCTTTCATCTCTGTCTCTTTGCCTGTCCCATGGACGTCTTCGCTCATCCAGGTCTTGATGCCGTTCGCTGTCAAAAGCTGCGTTGGCACCTCCGGTGCGGTTCCAGGCTTGTGGTCCTCCCACACCTCCATGATTACCGGAGCCTCCAGCTACCCCACTCGTGGCCGCGGGATGGCTGTCGAAACGACTGGAGAAGTTCTGCCCCGGCGTAGAACGCTCTTCCTGGAAGCCTTTTGGACCGACTGGGGTCTGCAGCCCCCCTCGGGTGCCATCTCTCTCATCGAAGTCCCCTCTGATCTGATTCCAGCGAGTATCAGGGGTGAAACCAGCAAGAGCCTGCAGGCGTCCTACAAGGCTGGTTCTGGCCGGCTGCGTTCCCGGGGTCTGAAGCAACGGAGGTCTGCCTCCGCTACCAAGAAGAGGCTCCCTATGCTCTCGTGGGGGGGTCCTCAGCAGGCCCGTGCTGGGTTTTTCCATTGGGGGGAAGCGGTAGTCCTGGTCTTTGCCCTCATCAGCCCCAGACGGTGGCTCGTCCTCTACCTTCGATAAATTATCGCTGGGAAGGGTGGGGGGCTTGCTGAAAGGGTCCAAAGGGAAAGGAGCTCTGGCCCGAGCCTGAGCTTGGAGGGCGCTGTCGAGGAGGCTGGCACCCTGCTGGGCAGGGCCCGGTTGCATCAGGAGAGGAAAGCGGCCAGCAGCCCCGGACTGAAGAAGATTAGCTCGCACGTCCAGAGGCATAAGGCCTGGCATTCTCTGTCCGGCCAAACCAGGCTGATGCAACGGGTGTGCaagggaggcagagggatgCATGCCAAGGAGACCCATCCCGCTGCGGACCGCATTCTGCATGCCTAAAGAACCCCACAATGACAACAGTCAGTGCCAAGTGTCCTTTGCTGAGCGCGGTTTCACACATCAGGAAGACGGAACGTTGCTCACCTTGCAGAGTGAGCTCAGCGGCGTCCACGCTCTCAGCAGCCTGCGCCGGTTTGTCACCGGACGCTTGCTGACTTTGCACCCCGACGGGATTGAACATCCCCGCTCCCGGAATGGCCGAGGCCATGAAGCTGCCAGGGAGAGCGGTGGTGGGAGGAATCATGGCCCCGAACGGCGACTCCTTCACCACATCCTGACTGGTGGCTCCTGAAGGCTGCACCAGAGCTGCGGGGGGTCGGCAAAGGACAAAAGACAATTCAACCCGAGTCGTGCGTCCCAAACGTGTGTCGCGTCTATTAAGAGATGTCAAAAACCCTTACAAGTAGTAGCTGAGGGCATGCCTCCCCCCTGTGCTGCCTGCATGTACCCTGCAAAGTTGAAAAGGGTTTGAATGGTTCTCAAGTTTGATAAACCTTTGCTCGTTCATTGTTCCGCTGAATCTGCCTACCAGGGGGAGGTTGTGATGCGTTAAAGCCAGGTCTGATGAAGGGTGGTGGCCCATAGCCTGGTGGAGGTATACCCATGGAGACAGGGAAGGCAGGAGGTACTAAGCCTACTGAGCTGGGAACAGCCTGGGCGACAGGAAGCTGGAGGGGGATAGAAAGTGTGGGTCATTCTTTTATAAGAGAAAGCTTTGGACAAATCTTGAGTGTGCTTTTAGTACCTGCACAGGCATCATAGTGACCTGCTGATTAAAGGTCTCAGGCTGGCTGTTGGCCGCAGCTGCACTTTCAGCACTCAACTGCTGGCTTATAACATCCTTGGCTTGTTCAGCAATTTTTACTGCTTCCCATTCTGCAAAAGCACCAAAAACTATCAATCTCTGGAATTTATCAGCCGTTAGCCGAGTGCGGATACAAATATAAAACTAATTATTGAAGTAATGCAGTTGGAAATAAATCAGCTATGCTATTTATAATTAACTAAACACGATTCCTGACTCCTTTTCCAAACAAAGAGGTGTG
Above is a genomic segment from Takifugu rubripes chromosome 2, fTakRub1.2, whole genome shotgun sequence containing:
- the LOC101071105 gene encoding protein SCAF8 isoform X2, producing MPGSAAQVNNTTPGTPATPATPANIVQGLPDWASQINNTDTVAAVAQILQSPQGQQLQQLVQSLQLQQQKPQPSLLQALDAGLVVQLQALTAQLTAAATANSLNPLEQRVSSFNKKLLGPFDFGTDSERNEEAKKDSSSSQLPMVSEPINSSLFHQLAEQLQQQNLEQFQKQLLEHQQHQQKTISIEGQDSLFGPDNCVASTQNSSQAQLPETDNKLDDSIDNQQQDMDLDEGPDGLEEENFEADEKKTMSARSRTHSRSRSRSPKRRRSRSRSGSRKRKHRKRSRSRSRDRKRKSSRSYSSERRAREREKERQKKGLPPIRSRTLSVCSTTLWVGQVDKKATQQDLTNLFEEFGQIESINMIPPRGCAYICMVHRQDAYRARQKLSTGSFKIGSKVIKIAWALNKGVKQEYKQFWDVDLGVTYIPWEKVKVDDLDGFAEGGIIDQETVNDEWEAVKIAEQAKDVISQQLSAESAAAANSQPETFNQQVTMMPVQLPVAQAVPSSVGLVPPAFPVSMGIPPPGYGPPPFIRPGFNASQPPPGYMQAAQGGGMPSATTSLVQPSGATSQDVVKESPFGAMIPPTTALPGSFMASAIPGAGMFNPVGVQSQQASGDKPAQAAESVDAAELTLQGMQNAVRSGMGLLGMHPSASLAHPLHQPGLAGQRMPGLMPLDVRANLLQSGAAGRFPLLMQPGPAQQGASLLDSALQAQARARAPFPLDPFSKPPTLPSDNLSKVEDEPPSGADEGKDQDYRFPPMEKPSTGLLRTPPREHREPLLGSGGRPPLLQTPGTQPARTSLVGRLQALAGFTPDTRWNQIRGDFDERDGTRGGLQTPVGPKGFQEERSTPGQNFSSRFDSHPAATSGVAGGSGNHGGVGGPQAWNRTGGANAAFDSERHQDLDERRRPWDRQRDRDERDFDFRRDMNGSRHSRERDRDRGRDRDRDRDRKEHDRDTDRDKERDRERDHGSWAPLLPLPTPLLPTPPLNPNLTLNQGKLLAPLKMNLQLQRFQSPLLSQAQNKLPLHGLNQPPPQVTLKPPPTSQSQTVAPVPKSESPAPAETPPPQSSPPPHPFSENKSPTSEARAETGPLFRSESSPQTESPQAATQCPSKLASSPESKTPSESSPPYEAPCQDAPVAFTRAANPPPRLAMLSGGAAKPTEE
- the LOC101071105 gene encoding protein SCAF8 isoform X1 encodes the protein MEAVKAFNIELYSLNEYKPPISKAKMTQITKSGIKAIKFYKHVVQSVEKFIQKCKPEYKVPGLYVIDSIVRQSRHQFGAEKDVFAPRFSKNIIATFQHLYRCPSDDKSKIVRVLNLWQKNAVFKSDIIQPLLDLAAGIPPPSVTPVMPGSAAQVNNTTPGTPATPATPANIVQGLPDWASQINNTDTVAAVAQILQSPQGQQLQQLVQSLQLQQQKPQPSLLQALDAGLVVQLQALTAQLTAAATANSLNPLEQRVSSFNKKLLGPFDFGTDSERNEEAKKDSSSSQLPMVSEPINSSLFHQLAEQLQQQNLEQFQKQLLEHQQHQQKTISIEGQDSLFGPDNCVASTQNSSQAQLPETDNKLDDSIDNQQQDMDLDEGPDGLEEENFEADEKKTMSARSRTHSRSRSRSPKRRRSRSRSGSRKRKHRKRSRSRSRDRKRKSSRSYSSERRAREREKERQKKGLPPIRSRTLSVCSTTLWVGQVDKKATQQDLTNLFEEFGQIESINMIPPRGCAYICMVHRQDAYRARQKLSTGSFKIGSKVIKIAWALNKGVKQEYKQFWDVDLGVTYIPWEKVKVDDLDGFAEGGIIDQETVNDEWEAVKIAEQAKDVISQQLSAESAAAANSQPETFNQQVTMMPVQLPVAQAVPSSVGLVPPAFPVSMGIPPPGYGPPPFIRPGFNASQPPPGYMQAAQGGGMPSATTSLVQPSGATSQDVVKESPFGAMIPPTTALPGSFMASAIPGAGMFNPVGVQSQQASGDKPAQAAESVDAAELTLQGMQNAVRSGMGLLGMHPSASLAHPLHQPGLAGQRMPGLMPLDVRANLLQSGAAGRFPLLMQPGPAQQGASLLDSALQAQARARAPFPLDPFSKPPTLPSDNLSKVEDEPPSGADEGKDQDYRFPPMEKPSTGLLRTPPREHREPLLGSGGRPPLLQTPGTQPARTSLVGRLQALAGFTPDTRWNQIRGDFDERDGTRGGLQTPVGPKGFQEERSTPGQNFSSRFDSHPAATSGVAGGSGNHGGVGGPQAWNRTGGANAAFDSERHQDLDERRRPWDRQRDRDERDFDFRRDMNGSRHSRERDRDRGRDRDRDRDRKEHDRDTDRDKERDRERDHGSWAPLLPLPTPLLPTPPLNPNLTLNQGKLLAPLKMNLQLQRFQSPLLSQAQNKLPLHGLNQPPPQVTLKPPPTSQSQTVAPVPKSESPAPAETPPPQSSPPPHPFSENKSPTSEARAETGPLFRSESSPQTESPQAATQCPSKLASSPESKTPSESSPPYEAPCQDAPVAFTRAANPPPRLAMLSGGAAKPTEE